A region of the Gemmatimonadota bacterium genome:
TGCAGAACTTCTCTTTCTCGGGATGAGAGTCGATCTACGGGGCTAAGCGTCCGATCTCCTGTTTCATTCTGCAGGTATCCCGACAATACCGCTTGAGCAACCGCAGGGGACAGGTATACTTCGTCTATGCTGGCAGAACGTATAGCGAGGAGGAGTTCTTCGACTAGAGATCGCTTAAGGAGATACCCCTTTGCACCATTCTTAAGCGCCTGGCGCACCATATCTTCGTCGGAATACATGGACAGGATGACAACGCGCGTCCCGACATCCAATGACTGTATTCGGTATGTGGTTTCTATGCCGTTCAATAAAGGCATGGCTATGTCCACCAATGCTACGGCAGGCCTTTTTCGCTGAACCAATTTAAGTGTTTCCTGGCCATCCGACGCTTCGCCGACGACTTCAATATCATCCGTGGTCTCAAGCAATGATTTGATGCTTTCGCGGAACAGATGATGATCATCGGCAATGACGACCCTTATCATGTCTCCTCCAGGGGTATTGAAGCGATCAACAGTGTACCGGTACCTGTATCTGAATGGATATCCAGAACGCCCCCAAACGGTTCCAGGCGTTCCTTCATGTCGATTAAACCGATACCCGGGGCAAACTGGTCCTCAGGTGTCGAATCAGAATCGAATCCCCGGCCGTTATCGAGAATCGACAGTTGTATGGTCCGGTCTGTCTGTTTCAATCCCACTTCGACGTGGGTGGCGTGACCATGTTTTGCGCAGTTCGCAAGTCCTTCCTGCAAAATACGATACAGGCAGATATCAATTGTGTTGGAGAACCTGGGACAATCAATGCCATTATACACAACCGAGATACGGGTCCGATTAGCAAAGCTATTGCACAAACCGTCCAGCGCCGCGTTCAGTCCGACCGTATCGAGAATTGGCGGCCGCAGATCGTGGGCGATGGTTCGCAGTTTTTCCAGGGTTTCGTCGGTCATCGTTACCACGTCTCGAAGTCGTTCCCGCGTATCTTCGGAAACACCGGCCAAATCTTTCTGCGTAAGTTCCAGACTTGTCTTTAATATTAAGAGATCCTGACCGGTATCGTCATGCAGGTCTCGTGCAATGCGACGGCGCTCGGATTCCTGCGCGTCGACGAGTCGACGTGAAAGTGCCCTCATTCTATCGGCCTGCACCTTCAGCGATGCGCCCATTTCCTGGTTTTCCATTGCCAGTTCCAACTCCCCGGCCAGGACATGCAACTGTTCTTTTTCGTCGTTGCTAAACGGTTCTTCCGACCGCTTTGCTCCCAGTGCCAATGCCCCTCTGTAACCGGACTCGCCACCCAGTAAGATGATCAGCTCGAAGGGCGGATCGCCGGG
Encoded here:
- a CDS encoding response regulator transcription factor yields the protein MIRVVIADDHHLFRESIKSLLETTDDIEVVGEASDGQETLKLVQRKRPAVALVDIAMPLLNGIETTYRIQSLDVGTRVVILSMYSDEDMVRQALKNGAKGYLLKRSLVEELLLAIRSASIDEVYLSPAVAQAVLSGYLQNETGDRTLSPVDRLSSREREVLQLIAEGHTNQAAANILNISAKTVETHRTNLVKKLEARNLPDLVRIALKYRLTFLDE